In Bradyrhizobium sp. CCBAU 051011, the following are encoded in one genomic region:
- a CDS encoding glycerophosphodiester phosphodiesterase yields the protein MRAPEWLTARPVAHRGLHNIARGIVENMPAAAQAAVDGNFSIECDIQLSSDGEAMVHHDNALGRLTEGSGALLGKTAAELKAVKFKDTPERMMTLGDLCALVAGRVPLVIEVKSHFDGDRRLVKRMAEVLASYDGPAVGMSFDPDQVVALRELIPGRARGIVAEREYTAEEWPEASVEQRRGMTHLRHAFWSRPDFVAYWVNELPATAPWIARNIFGLPLLAWTVRTPEQRERAARYADQMIFEGFYPGT from the coding sequence GTGCGTGCCCCGGAGTGGCTGACGGCGCGGCCGGTCGCTCATCGCGGCCTGCATAATATTGCGCGCGGCATCGTCGAAAACATGCCGGCGGCCGCGCAGGCCGCCGTTGACGGCAATTTTTCCATCGAATGCGACATCCAGCTTTCGTCCGATGGCGAAGCGATGGTGCATCATGATAACGCGCTTGGCCGCCTCACCGAGGGTTCCGGCGCGTTGCTGGGCAAGACCGCGGCCGAACTCAAGGCCGTGAAGTTCAAGGATACGCCGGAGCGGATGATGACGCTCGGCGATCTCTGTGCGCTCGTCGCAGGCCGCGTGCCACTGGTGATCGAGGTGAAAAGCCATTTCGACGGCGACCGCCGGCTGGTGAAGCGAATGGCCGAGGTACTGGCCTCGTATGACGGCCCCGCGGTCGGCATGTCCTTCGATCCGGATCAGGTGGTGGCGCTGCGCGAACTGATCCCCGGCCGCGCCCGCGGCATCGTTGCCGAACGCGAATATACCGCCGAAGAGTGGCCGGAAGCATCAGTGGAACAGCGTCGCGGCATGACGCATCTGCGCCACGCGTTTTGGAGCCGCCCCGATTTCGTCGCCTATTGGGTCAACGAACTGCCCGCAACGGCCCCCTGGATCGCCCGCAACATCTTCGGCCTGCCCCTGCTCGCCTGGACCGTGCGCACGCCCGAGCAGCGCGAACGGGCCGCGCGTTACGCCGATCAGATGATTTTTGAAGGGTTTTACCCGGGAACCTGA
- a CDS encoding cell envelope integrity EipB family protein has product MASSIPVRALVFSAATTLVCGFASGPALAGASGPFLSHQALYELKLVKSRGTNAISGARGRILYNFSGSACEGYTSEFRQVSELDSGEGKVTLSDLRSHSWEDGAGKSYRFKIDSRMNDANSAPIDGMAERVGDRITVRLKQPVAKTFELDGKVVFPTEQIQHIIAAARAGKSVLELMVYDGSDNGEKVYNTLSVIGQPIPGTRSIATPDPATANDQMKALTRWPVTVSYYDHDAKAKEGEQTPVYAMSFELFENGVSRALVLDYNDFVIAGAMGRFDVRDSKPCK; this is encoded by the coding sequence ATGGCTAGCTCGATTCCGGTTCGTGCGTTGGTGTTCTCGGCTGCAACGACCCTGGTCTGCGGCTTCGCAAGCGGACCGGCGCTGGCGGGCGCCAGCGGGCCGTTTCTTTCCCATCAGGCGCTGTATGAATTGAAGCTGGTCAAGTCGCGCGGAACCAATGCGATATCGGGCGCGCGCGGGCGCATCCTGTACAATTTCTCGGGCAGCGCCTGCGAGGGCTACACCTCCGAATTCCGCCAGGTGTCGGAACTCGACAGCGGTGAGGGCAAGGTGACGCTGAGCGATCTGCGGTCGCATTCCTGGGAGGACGGCGCCGGCAAGAGCTATCGCTTCAAGATCGATAGCCGGATGAACGATGCCAATTCCGCTCCGATCGATGGTATGGCGGAGCGGGTCGGCGACCGCATCACGGTCAGGTTGAAGCAGCCTGTTGCGAAGACGTTCGAGCTCGATGGCAAGGTGGTGTTTCCGACCGAGCAGATCCAGCACATCATCGCTGCCGCCCGCGCGGGCAAATCGGTACTGGAACTGATGGTCTATGACGGCTCCGACAATGGCGAGAAGGTCTACAATACGCTGTCGGTGATCGGGCAGCCGATCCCGGGCACCCGCAGCATCGCGACGCCCGATCCCGCGACTGCCAACGACCAGATGAAGGCGCTGACCCGCTGGCCGGTGACCGTCAGCTATTACGACCATGACGCCAAGGCCAAGGAAGGCGAGCAGACGCCGGTTTACGCGATGTCGTTCGAGCTGTTCGAAAACGGCGTCTCCCGCGCGCTGGTGCTCGACTACAATGACTTCGTGATTGCGGGTGCGATGGGCCGGTTCGACGTCAGGGATTCCAAGCCGTGCAAGTGA
- a CDS encoding GNAT family N-acetyltransferase, with protein MASSEITLEAVPSVSDIKAAEWDACANPAGDPNGLENLDTLAPPEASCAISKPVYNPFVSHAFFAAAEASGSACARTGWGPRHLLARLDGEIVGIVPCYLKNHSQGEYVFDRGWADAYERAGGRYYPKLQVSVPFTPATGPRLLIRDGVDRALIGSALARGLMALCNATGASSVHVTFAREAEAKLLGAHGFLQRNDQQFHWHNEGYGTFDDFLNSLNSRHRKSIKRERREAVTAGITIHRLTGADITEDAWDAFFAFYMETGSRKWGRPYLTRKFFSLIGESMSRDVMLVMAKRNGRWIAGAINFVGSDTLFGRNWGAVEHHPFLHFEVCYYQAIDFAIERGLKIVEAGAQGEHKLARGYLPQTTYSAHFIADPDLRRAIADYLKRERAYVAEVGRELTEAGPFRKAADEA; from the coding sequence ATGGCATCATCCGAAATCACCCTCGAAGCCGTTCCCTCCGTCAGCGACATCAAGGCTGCGGAATGGGACGCCTGCGCCAATCCGGCAGGCGATCCGAATGGCCTGGAAAATCTGGATACGCTGGCCCCGCCGGAAGCTTCCTGCGCGATTTCAAAGCCAGTCTATAACCCCTTCGTTTCCCATGCATTTTTTGCGGCGGCCGAAGCCTCGGGCTCGGCCTGCGCCCGCACCGGCTGGGGTCCGCGGCATCTTTTGGCGCGGCTCGACGGCGAGATCGTCGGCATCGTGCCCTGCTATCTGAAAAATCACTCGCAAGGCGAATATGTCTTCGACCGCGGCTGGGCCGATGCTTATGAACGTGCGGGCGGACGTTATTACCCGAAACTGCAGGTCTCGGTGCCGTTCACGCCCGCAACCGGCCCGCGGCTATTGATCCGCGATGGCGTCGACCGCGCGCTGATCGGCTCGGCGCTGGCACGCGGACTGATGGCGCTGTGCAACGCCACCGGCGCCTCCTCTGTACACGTGACCTTTGCCCGCGAGGCGGAAGCAAAATTGCTGGGCGCGCACGGATTCCTGCAGCGGAACGACCAGCAATTTCACTGGCACAATGAGGGCTACGGTACCTTCGACGATTTCCTGAATTCGCTGAACTCACGCCACCGCAAGTCGATCAAGCGCGAGCGGCGCGAAGCGGTGACCGCGGGGATCACGATCCACCGCCTGACCGGTGCCGACATCACCGAGGATGCGTGGGATGCATTCTTCGCGTTCTACATGGAGACCGGCTCGCGCAAATGGGGCCGCCCCTATCTCACCCGAAAATTCTTCTCGCTGATCGGCGAGAGCATGAGCCGCGACGTGATGCTGGTGATGGCCAAACGCAACGGCCGCTGGATCGCAGGCGCGATCAATTTCGTCGGCTCCGATACGCTGTTCGGCCGCAACTGGGGCGCGGTCGAGCACCACCCGTTCCTGCATTTCGAAGTCTGCTACTATCAGGCGATCGATTTTGCGATCGAGCGCGGCCTGAAAATCGTCGAAGCCGGCGCGCAGGGCGAGCACAAGCTGGCGCGCGGTTACCTGCCGCAAACCACCTACTCCGCGCACTTCATCGCCGATCCCGATTTGCGCCGCGCGATCGCGGACTATCTGAAGCGCGAGCGCGCCTATGTGGCCGAGGTCGGCCGCGAGCTGACGGAAGCCGGCCCGTTCCGCAAGGCCGCCGACGAGGCTTGA
- a CDS encoding RidA family protein, which produces MAGTVEQKLAAQGIVLNEPRTPMANYVGFVRSGNLLFVSGQVCANAEGKLIAKGKLGAGVTIEQGYAAAQGCGVNLLAQVKAALGDLDKVVRVVRLGGFINSAPDFLDGPKVLNGASDLMVTAFGDKGRHARTTVGVASLPSDAAVEVDAIFEVS; this is translated from the coding sequence ATGGCGGGTACGGTCGAACAGAAGCTGGCGGCACAGGGGATCGTCCTGAACGAGCCCCGCACCCCCATGGCGAACTATGTCGGCTTCGTGCGTAGCGGCAATCTGCTGTTCGTCTCCGGCCAGGTCTGCGCCAATGCGGAAGGCAAGCTGATTGCCAAGGGCAAGCTCGGGGCCGGCGTCACCATCGAACAGGGCTACGCCGCGGCGCAGGGCTGTGGCGTCAATTTGCTGGCCCAGGTCAAGGCTGCGCTCGGCGATCTCGACAAGGTGGTCCGCGTCGTCAGGCTCGGCGGCTTCATCAATTCTGCGCCTGATTTCCTCGACGGGCCCAAGGTGCTCAACGGTGCCTCCGACCTGATGGTCACGGCTTTCGGCGACAAGGGCCGGCATGCCCGCACCACCGTCGGCGTCGCCTCGCTGCCCTCGGACGCCGCCGTCGAGGTCGACGCTATCTTCGAAGTGTCCTGA
- a CDS encoding transglycosylase SLT domain-containing protein encodes MPRGRFLRALWCTVSLTVSLLASFASAIAEDAGEATRSSAIAIRKADAPARESEAREAMCLMIESAARESNLPLEFFARVIWQESRFQPGAIGPVTRSGERAQGIAQFMPGTANERGLLDPFNPVQALPKSAEFLAELREQFGNLGLAAAAYNAGPRRVQEWLAGTGPMPQETRNYVLAITGSTVEDWAKAGKGGKQPERIPASSCRELMALLKQAPNPFIAGLEERVKLAAAKQWGVQLAAGFSRDKALAMYGRAVSRLSSVIGNRDPSILTSRLRSRGPATFYQVRFGADTRGEADGLCNSIRKAGGACFVLRNRGVPG; translated from the coding sequence ATGCCAAGAGGTCGGTTTCTTCGCGCCCTATGGTGCACGGTGTCGCTTACGGTGTCGCTCCTGGCCTCGTTTGCGAGCGCCATCGCCGAGGATGCGGGTGAGGCCACCCGGTCGAGCGCGATCGCGATCCGCAAGGCGGACGCGCCGGCGCGCGAAAGTGAGGCGCGTGAGGCGATGTGCCTGATGATTGAATCGGCGGCGCGGGAGTCGAACCTGCCGCTGGAGTTTTTCGCGCGCGTGATCTGGCAGGAGAGCCGCTTTCAGCCGGGCGCGATCGGGCCGGTGACGCGCAGCGGCGAGCGCGCGCAGGGCATTGCGCAATTCATGCCGGGCACCGCGAACGAGCGCGGCCTGCTCGATCCCTTCAACCCGGTGCAGGCGCTGCCGAAGTCGGCGGAGTTCCTCGCCGAGCTGCGCGAGCAGTTCGGCAATCTGGGGCTCGCGGCCGCCGCCTACAATGCCGGTCCGCGCCGGGTGCAGGAGTGGCTTGCCGGCACCGGGCCGATGCCGCAGGAGACGCGCAACTACGTGCTCGCCATCACCGGCTCCACGGTGGAGGATTGGGCGAAGGCGGGAAAGGGCGGCAAGCAGCCCGAACGAATCCCGGCATCGAGCTGCCGCGAATTGATGGCGCTCCTGAAACAGGCGCCCAATCCCTTCATCGCCGGGCTGGAGGAGCGCGTGAAGCTCGCCGCCGCGAAGCAATGGGGCGTGCAGCTCGCCGCCGGCTTTTCCCGCGACAAGGCGCTCGCGATGTATGGGCGCGCGGTCTCACGCCTTTCGAGCGTGATCGGCAATCGCGACCCCTCTATCCTGACCTCGCGCCTGCGCAGCCGCGGCCCGGCGACGTTCTACCAGGTGCGCTTCGGCGCGGACACACGCGGCGAGGCCGACGGCCTCTGCAACAGCATCCGCAAGGCAGGCGGGGCCTGCTTCGTACTGCGCAACAGGGGCGTGCCGGGGTGA
- a CDS encoding tripartite tricarboxylate transporter substrate binding protein, with translation MNWLKLSALACSLVCTALPAHAAEYPVRPIKLIVPYAAGGPTDVLGRMVGEYLARDLKQAVVVENKAGAQGAIGAEAAARSEPDGYTLFFTAASIFVLNPLLYKKLPYDPVKDFRMLALITDLPVVMEVHPSVPAKTVAEFVAYAKQNPGKLNFGSAGTGGTIHLAGEMFKQMAGIDMVHVAYKGAGPALTDLLSGNIQVMFDTLGTALPPVKGGLLRPLAVSSAQRIPDLPDVPTVAESGYPDYVVGVWFGIAGPSKLPDDIAQKLTASLHKALGDDTFRASLEKVGYLPLRPKSQAEIDKFVATDRARWAGVIKALNISLD, from the coding sequence ATGAACTGGTTGAAATTGTCGGCGCTGGCCTGCAGCCTCGTCTGCACCGCGCTGCCGGCGCATGCGGCGGAATACCCGGTGCGCCCGATCAAGCTGATCGTGCCCTATGCCGCGGGCGGCCCGACCGATGTGCTGGGACGCATGGTCGGCGAATATCTGGCCCGCGACCTCAAGCAGGCGGTGGTGGTCGAGAACAAGGCCGGCGCGCAGGGCGCGATCGGCGCCGAGGCGGCGGCGCGCTCCGAGCCCGACGGCTACACGCTGTTTTTCACGGCGGCATCGATCTTCGTGCTCAATCCGTTGCTCTACAAGAAGCTGCCTTACGACCCCGTGAAGGATTTCCGGATGCTGGCGTTGATCACAGACCTGCCTGTCGTCATGGAGGTTCATCCGTCCGTACCCGCCAAGACGGTCGCGGAGTTCGTGGCCTACGCCAAGCAGAACCCGGGAAAACTCAATTTCGGCTCGGCCGGCACCGGCGGCACCATTCATCTGGCCGGCGAGATGTTCAAGCAGATGGCCGGTATCGACATGGTTCATGTGGCTTACAAAGGCGCAGGACCTGCGCTGACTGACCTGCTGTCGGGTAATATCCAGGTGATGTTCGATACGCTCGGCACCGCGCTGCCGCCGGTCAAGGGTGGGCTGCTGCGGCCGCTTGCGGTCAGCTCGGCGCAACGCATTCCCGACCTGCCCGATGTGCCGACCGTGGCGGAGAGCGGCTATCCCGATTACGTCGTCGGCGTCTGGTTCGGCATCGCCGGGCCGTCGAAACTGCCTGACGATATCGCGCAAAAGCTCACGGCCAGTCTGCACAAGGCTCTGGGCGATGATACATTCCGCGCATCGCTCGAGAAGGTCGGGTATTTGCCGCTGCGGCCCAAAAGCCAGGCCGAGATCGATAAATTCGTCGCGACCGATCGCGCGCGGTGGGCAGGTGTGATAAAGGCGCTCAACATCTCACTGGACTAG
- a CDS encoding AzlC family ABC transporter permease → MALPQLDSPSWKSPLRAFAWGMSSVASTVLTLVLFATYLGIGALAHDSGFSLGWVLGRTLLVWAGPAQIILISTLGSGATAVQAAIAVTVSAIRLFPMVVSVLPLMKTPKTRRRHLVLATHFIAVTLWVECYRLLPKVPRERRIAFTHGLGCGLVTVCMVATTLGYGLAAKLPPLFGAAILLLTPLAFLLSTARNCRQISDVLALVLGLALFPLVSMLQTGVDILISGITAGTIAYGVHWWWERERA, encoded by the coding sequence GTGGCACTACCTCAACTCGACTCTCCCAGTTGGAAAAGCCCGCTCCGCGCGTTCGCATGGGGCATGAGTTCGGTCGCGTCCACCGTGCTCACGCTGGTGCTGTTTGCGACCTATCTCGGCATCGGCGCGCTCGCACATGACAGCGGTTTCAGCCTGGGCTGGGTGCTCGGCAGGACGCTGCTGGTCTGGGCAGGCCCGGCACAGATCATCCTGATCTCGACGCTGGGCTCCGGCGCGACCGCGGTGCAGGCGGCGATTGCGGTGACGGTGAGCGCGATCCGGCTGTTTCCGATGGTGGTGTCGGTCTTGCCGCTGATGAAGACGCCCAAGACCAGGCGCCGTCACCTCGTACTGGCGACGCATTTCATCGCCGTCACCCTGTGGGTCGAATGCTACCGGCTGTTGCCGAAAGTGCCGCGCGAGCGGCGCATCGCGTTCACGCATGGGCTTGGCTGCGGCCTCGTCACCGTTTGCATGGTCGCGACCACGCTCGGCTATGGCCTGGCTGCCAAGCTGCCGCCGCTGTTCGGCGCGGCGATCCTGCTGCTGACGCCGCTCGCGTTCCTGCTATCGACCGCGCGCAATTGCCGGCAGATATCGGACGTGTTGGCGCTGGTGCTGGGACTGGCGCTGTTCCCGCTGGTATCGATGCTTCAAACTGGTGTCGATATTCTGATCAGCGGCATCACGGCCGGCACCATCGCCTACGGTGTTCACTGGTGGTGGGAGAGGGAGCGCGCATGA
- the tsaA gene encoding tRNA (N6-threonylcarbamoyladenosine(37)-N6)-methyltransferase TrmO, with translation MAQKTEIREGELTVDMPSARDAGLVFIGRIRTPWKSRLDTPRQGRHDGPVCRLEIFEPWVPAIKGVEFYENLEVIYWLHQSRRDLVLQSPKNNQKTRGTFSLRSPVRPNPIGTSIVKFVGVEGNTILVRGLDCLDETPLLDVKPDRCEFSPLAAQKSGDFQTE, from the coding sequence ATGGCTCAGAAGACTGAAATCCGCGAGGGCGAACTCACCGTCGACATGCCGTCGGCCCGCGATGCCGGCCTCGTCTTCATCGGCCGCATCCGCACGCCCTGGAAGTCGCGGCTGGACACGCCACGGCAGGGCCGTCACGACGGCCCGGTCTGCCGTCTCGAGATTTTCGAGCCCTGGGTGCCCGCGATCAAGGGCGTCGAATTCTATGAGAATCTCGAAGTGATCTATTGGCTGCACCAGTCGCGCCGCGACCTGGTGCTGCAAAGCCCGAAGAACAACCAGAAAACCCGCGGCACGTTTTCGCTGCGCTCGCCGGTGCGACCGAACCCGATCGGCACCTCGATCGTGAAGTTCGTCGGCGTCGAGGGCAACACGATCCTGGTGCGCGGCCTCGACTGCCTCGACGAGACGCCGCTGCTCGACGTGAAGCCCGACCGCTGCGAGTTCTCGCCACTGGCGGCGCAGAAGAGCGGGGATTTTCAGACGGAGTGA
- the pdhA gene encoding pyruvate dehydrogenase (acetyl-transferring) E1 component subunit alpha: MADGGLPVVARFEVRHRNYLAPDGSINRPLPAFASDADLLTALYRAMMLLRNFDRKAVALQRTGRLGTYAVSLGQEAVSVGIASAMRAEDVLLPSYRDNGALIWRGVKLEEILLFWGGDERGNHFSGPVEDFPFCVPVGSQAPHAAGVAYAFKLRKQPRVAVCMFGDGATSKGDVYEAMNFAGVHKLPVVFVATNNQWAISVPLRLQTGCETLAQKAIAAGFIGEQVDGSDVVAMRAAAEDAIAAARDGQGPRFIEAVTYRLGDHTTSDDALRYRSAEEVQARWKEEPIARLRSYLVGQKMWSKAQEERLAAECHDHVEAAVERYLATEPRRPESMFEHLYADLPRVYAAQRRKLAGEGDA, from the coding sequence ATGGCAGACGGAGGGCTTCCGGTCGTCGCGCGCTTTGAGGTGCGCCACCGCAACTACCTCGCGCCAGACGGCTCGATTAACCGGCCGCTCCCTGCATTCGCCTCCGATGCCGACCTCCTCACCGCGCTCTATCGAGCGATGATGCTGCTGCGCAACTTTGACCGAAAGGCTGTCGCATTGCAGCGCACCGGCCGGCTCGGGACCTACGCCGTTTCGCTAGGGCAGGAGGCGGTGTCGGTCGGGATAGCCAGCGCGATGCGCGCAGAGGACGTCCTGTTGCCCTCCTATCGCGACAATGGCGCGCTGATCTGGCGTGGGGTCAAGCTGGAGGAAATTCTTCTGTTCTGGGGAGGGGACGAGCGGGGCAATCACTTCTCCGGACCGGTCGAGGATTTCCCGTTCTGCGTTCCCGTGGGATCGCAGGCGCCGCATGCCGCAGGCGTTGCCTATGCCTTCAAGCTGCGCAAGCAGCCGCGCGTCGCCGTATGCATGTTCGGTGATGGCGCCACCTCGAAGGGGGATGTCTACGAGGCGATGAATTTTGCCGGCGTACACAAATTGCCGGTCGTGTTCGTCGCCACCAACAATCAATGGGCTATTTCCGTCCCGTTACGGCTGCAGACCGGTTGCGAAACATTGGCGCAGAAAGCCATCGCCGCCGGCTTCATCGGCGAACAGGTGGACGGCAGCGATGTCGTGGCGATGCGCGCCGCGGCCGAAGACGCCATCGCCGCCGCCCGTGACGGCCAGGGCCCGCGCTTCATCGAAGCGGTCACCTACCGGCTCGGCGATCATACGACCTCCGATGACGCGTTACGCTATCGTTCGGCCGAGGAAGTTCAGGCGCGCTGGAAGGAAGAGCCGATTGCGCGCCTGAGGAGCTACCTCGTCGGTCAAAAGATGTGGAGCAAGGCGCAGGAAGAACGGCTTGCCGCGGAGTGCCATGACCACGTCGAGGCAGCGGTCGAGCGCTACCTGGCAACGGAGCCACGCCGGCCTGAATCCATGTTCGAGCATCTCTATGCCGATCTGCCCCGGGTCTATGCCGCGCAGCGCCGCAAACTCGCGGGAGAGGGCGATGCCTGA
- a CDS encoding HIT domain-containing protein has translation MPAYDANNPFAKILRGEFPCHKVYEDDHVLAFLDIMPRSPGHTLVIPKAPARNILDITPDDYAHVARAAHKIAAAAMKAFQADGITVQQFNEPAGGQVVFHLHMHVMPRHDGVALLPPASRKEDVKVLEDNATKLAAALEGG, from the coding sequence ATGCCCGCCTATGACGCCAACAACCCCTTCGCAAAAATCCTGCGCGGCGAGTTTCCCTGCCACAAGGTCTACGAGGACGACCACGTGCTGGCCTTCCTCGACATCATGCCGAGGTCGCCGGGCCATACGCTGGTGATCCCAAAAGCCCCTGCCCGCAACATTCTCGACATCACCCCCGACGATTACGCCCACGTCGCACGCGCCGCCCACAAGATCGCCGCCGCCGCGATGAAAGCGTTCCAGGCCGACGGCATCACCGTGCAGCAATTCAACGAGCCCGCCGGCGGGCAAGTCGTATTCCATCTGCACATGCACGTGATGCCGCGCCATGACGGCGTGGCGCTATTGCCGCCCGCCAGCCGCAAGGAGGATGTGAAAGTGCTGGAGGATAACGCGACCAAGCTGGCCGCGGCGCTGGAGGGAGGTTAG
- a CDS encoding PilZ domain-containing protein — protein sequence MQDRRESVRDKVMYGGVAEIGERGATRECIVRNISDRGATIEFSNDVQLPKEQLSLRIARKGRSFLAKVIWWRDNFVGVAFRAESPAEPVSDIEERLRKSEIKKRQLQRQIDELLGER from the coding sequence ATGCAGGACCGACGCGAGAGCGTGCGCGATAAAGTGATGTATGGCGGCGTCGCCGAGATCGGCGAGCGCGGCGCGACGCGCGAATGCATCGTCCGCAACATCTCCGATCGCGGTGCGACCATCGAGTTCAGCAATGACGTCCAGTTGCCGAAGGAACAGCTCTCGCTGCGCATCGCGCGCAAGGGCCGCTCCTTCCTCGCCAAAGTGATCTGGTGGCGTGACAATTTCGTCGGCGTCGCGTTCAGGGCGGAAAGCCCGGCCGAGCCGGTCTCCGATATCGAAGAGCGGCTGCGCAAAAGCGAGATCAAGAAGCGGCAGCTGCAGCGCCAGATCGACGAGCTGCTCGGCGAGCGTTGA
- a CDS encoding alpha-ketoacid dehydrogenase subunit beta: MPEMTLVEAVNLALARAMEDDPDVVVLGEDVGINGGVFRATVGLQTRFGPERVLDTPLAELLISGLCVGMAAQGLKPVGEIQFMGFLYPCIDQLVNHASRIRNRTQGRLTCPMVLRTPHGAGIRAPEHHSESTEAMLAHIPGLRVVIPSSPERAYGLLLAAIRDPDPVVFLEPTRIYRAAKGEVEDNGEALPLDVAFVLRQGRDVTLISWGAMLKETMAAADALAAEGVAAEVIDLATLKPYDEATVLGSVAKTGRCVIVHEATRTGGFGAEIAALIAERGLTSLLAPVARVTGYDAIIPMARLEQHMMPSVDRIVTAARQVCQFS; this comes from the coding sequence ATGCCTGAAATGACGTTGGTCGAAGCCGTCAATCTGGCGCTCGCCCGCGCGATGGAGGATGATCCTGACGTCGTCGTGCTTGGCGAAGATGTCGGCATCAATGGCGGCGTCTTCCGCGCGACCGTCGGGCTGCAAACCCGTTTCGGCCCCGAGCGCGTCCTCGATACGCCGCTTGCCGAACTCCTGATCAGCGGACTCTGCGTCGGCATGGCGGCGCAGGGCTTGAAACCCGTAGGCGAAATCCAGTTCATGGGATTTCTGTATCCCTGCATCGATCAACTGGTGAACCACGCCTCCCGAATCCGCAACCGCACGCAGGGACGGCTCACCTGTCCAATGGTTCTGCGCACGCCGCATGGCGCCGGCATTCGCGCGCCCGAGCATCATTCCGAAAGCACCGAGGCGATGCTCGCCCATATCCCCGGCTTGCGCGTTGTCATTCCCTCGTCGCCGGAACGCGCGTACGGGCTGCTGCTTGCCGCGATCCGCGATCCCGATCCGGTGGTGTTTCTCGAGCCGACGCGCATCTACCGCGCGGCGAAAGGCGAGGTGGAAGACAACGGCGAAGCCTTGCCGCTGGATGTCGCCTTTGTCCTGCGCCAGGGCCGCGACGTCACGCTGATCAGCTGGGGCGCGATGCTGAAGGAAACCATGGCGGCGGCCGACGCGCTGGCTGCCGAGGGTGTCGCCGCCGAAGTGATCGATCTCGCCACGCTCAAACCCTACGATGAAGCGACGGTGCTCGGCTCGGTCGCAAAAACCGGGCGTTGCGTCATCGTGCACGAGGCGACGCGCACCGGCGGATTCGGAGCCGAGATCGCCGCACTGATCGCCGAGCGCGGCCTGACTTCGCTGCTCGCGCCCGTGGCCCGCGTCACCGGCTACGACGCGATCATTCCGATGGCGCGGCTCGAGCAGCATATGATGCCATCGGTCGATCGTATCGTCACGGCCGCGCGCCAAGTATGTCAGTTCAGTTGA
- a CDS encoding AzlD domain-containing protein, with protein MSEFFGSPNALLILVLAGFLPNEIWRMAGLWFGAGVDESSEILVWVRAVATAILAGVIAQILVQPPGVLADVPDWLRYGAVAAGFAVFMLTRRSIFAGVVSGEIVLVAGKWWLG; from the coding sequence ATGAGCGAGTTCTTCGGCAGTCCGAACGCGCTGTTGATCCTGGTGCTCGCCGGTTTCCTGCCCAACGAGATCTGGCGGATGGCGGGGCTATGGTTCGGGGCCGGCGTCGACGAGAGCTCCGAAATTCTGGTGTGGGTGAGGGCGGTGGCGACCGCCATCCTCGCCGGCGTCATCGCGCAAATCCTGGTGCAGCCGCCGGGCGTGCTGGCTGATGTCCCGGACTGGCTGCGCTACGGCGCGGTCGCCGCCGGCTTTGCCGTGTTCATGCTGACGCGGCGCTCCATCTTTGCCGGCGTGGTCTCTGGCGAGATCGTCCTCGTGGCTGGGAAATGGTGGCTCGGTTGA